Proteins encoded by one window of Canis lupus dingo isolate Sandy chromosome 10, ASM325472v2, whole genome shotgun sequence:
- the DNAL4 gene encoding dynein axonemal light chain 4 isoform X1, with protein MGETEGKKEEADYKRLQTFPLVRHSDMPEEMRVETMELCVTACEKFSNNNESAAKMIKETMDKKFGSSWHVVIGEGFGFEITHEGTVPVGRGQVTEHRGSSVAQGFRPSAP; from the exons ATgggagagacagaagggaagaaagaggaggctGATTATAAGCGACTGCAGACCTTCCCTTTGGTCAGG CATTCGGACATGCCAGAGGAGATGCGAGTGGAGACCATGGAGCTATGTGTCACGGCCTGTGAGAAATTCTCCAACAACAACGAG AGCGCTGCCAAGATGATCAAGGAGACCATGGACAAGAAGTTCGGCTCCTCCTGGCACGTGGTCATCGGCGAGGGCTTTGGGTTTGAGATCACACATGAG GGTACTGTCCCTGTTGGGCGGGGTCAGGTGACCGAGCACCGTGGCAGCAGTGTTGCCCAGGGATTTCGTCCTTCTGCTCCCTGA
- the DNAL4 gene encoding dynein axonemal light chain 4 isoform X3, which translates to MGETEGKKEEADYKRLQTFPLVRHSDMPEEMRVETMELCVTACEKFSNNNESAAKMIKETMDKKFGSSWHVVIGEGFGFEITHEVKNLLYLYFGGTLAVCVWKCS; encoded by the exons ATgggagagacagaagggaagaaagaggaggctGATTATAAGCGACTGCAGACCTTCCCTTTGGTCAGG CATTCGGACATGCCAGAGGAGATGCGAGTGGAGACCATGGAGCTATGTGTCACGGCCTGTGAGAAATTCTCCAACAACAACGAG AGCGCTGCCAAGATGATCAAGGAGACCATGGACAAGAAGTTCGGCTCCTCCTGGCACGTGGTCATCGGCGAGGGCTTTGGGTTTGAGATCACACATGAGGTGAAGAACCTCCTCTACTTGTACTTCGGGGGGACCCTGGCTGTGTGTGTCTGGAAGTGCTCCTGA
- the DNAL4 gene encoding dynein axonemal light chain 4 isoform X2, with product MGETEGKKEEADYKRLQTFPLVRHSDMPEEMRVETMELCVTACEKFSNNNESAAKMIKETMDKKFGSSWHVVIGEGFGFEITHEPPGREPFVPPPPMHLVTRGRGCGCH from the exons ATgggagagacagaagggaagaaagaggaggctGATTATAAGCGACTGCAGACCTTCCCTTTGGTCAGG CATTCGGACATGCCAGAGGAGATGCGAGTGGAGACCATGGAGCTATGTGTCACGGCCTGTGAGAAATTCTCCAACAACAACGAG AGCGCTGCCAAGATGATCAAGGAGACCATGGACAAGAAGTTCGGCTCCTCCTGGCACGTGGTCATCGGCGAGGGCTTTGGGTTTGAGATCACACATGAG ccGCCAGGCCGTGAACCTTTTGTACCGCCTCCACCCATGCACTTGGTAACCCGTGGCAGAGGGTGTGGGTGTCACTGA